One part of the Hippoglossus hippoglossus isolate fHipHip1 chromosome 11, fHipHip1.pri, whole genome shotgun sequence genome encodes these proteins:
- the dtnbp1b gene encoding dystrobrevin binding protein 1b isoform X4: MSTSPGATDGSQRNSLELEAEHPQRVPGAEQGGVPTPQVKLKERQKFFEEAFQQDMEQYLSTGYLQIAERRGSMSSMEVNVDMLEQMDLMDMSDHEALDVFLHSGGEDNSATSPVTGPDVETFTTEICLQVPTHAELRHKLSSLSSTCTDSASQDTEAGEEDEEDDEEEAEQGGGGGGVGGSGGRGRRRRPPVVVTLDEEEVHPDTALLDTADQQEQTSKDCEERGLKV; encoded by the exons ATGTCCACCTCGCCTGGTGCAACAGACGGGAGCCAGAGGAACTCCT TGGAGCTGGAAGCGGAGCACCCGCAGAGAGTGCCCGGGGCAGAGCAGGGAGGGGTCCCGACCCCCCAGGTGAAGCTGAAGGAGAGGCAGAAGTTCTTCGAGGAGGCCTTCCAGCAAGACATGGAGCAGTACCTGTCCACTGGCTACCTGCAGATCgctgagaggagag GAAGCATGTCCTCCATGGAGGTGAACGTGGACATGCTGGAGCAGATGGATTTGATGGACATGTCTGACCACGAGGCCCTGGATGTGTTTCTGCACTCGGGCGGGGAGGACAACAGCGCCACTTCCCCCGTCACAG GTCCGGATGTGGAGACCTTCACCACAGAGATCTGTCTTCAGGTTCCCACCCATGCTGAGCTCCGCCACAAGCTCTCCTCCCTGTCGTCCACCTGCACCGACTCTGCCAGCCAGGACACGGAGGCcggggaggaggacgaggaagacgatgaggaggaggccgagcaaggaggaggaggcggtggtGTCGGAGGATCCgggggaagaggaaggagaagaaggccGCCGGTAGTGGTGACCCTGGACGAAGAGGAGGTGCACCCTGACACGGCGCTGCTGGACACGGCGGACCAACAGGAGCAGACCAGTAAAGACTGTGAGGAGAGGGGGCTGAAGGTTTGA
- the dtnbp1b gene encoding dystrobrevin binding protein 1b isoform X3, protein MSTSPGATDGSQRNSLELEAEHPQRVPGAEQGGVPTPQVKLKERQKFFEEAFQQDMEQYLSTGYLQIAERREPIGSMSSMEVNVDMLEQMDLMDMSDHEALDVFLHSGGEDNSATSPVTGPDVETFTTEICLQVPTHAELRHKLSSLSSTCTDSASQDTEAGEEDEEDDEEEAEQGGGGGGVGGSGGRGRRRRPPVVVTLDEEEVHPDTALLDTADQQEQTSKDCEERGLKV, encoded by the exons ATGTCCACCTCGCCTGGTGCAACAGACGGGAGCCAGAGGAACTCCT TGGAGCTGGAAGCGGAGCACCCGCAGAGAGTGCCCGGGGCAGAGCAGGGAGGGGTCCCGACCCCCCAGGTGAAGCTGAAGGAGAGGCAGAAGTTCTTCGAGGAGGCCTTCCAGCAAGACATGGAGCAGTACCTGTCCACTGGCTACCTGCAGATCgctgagaggagag AGCCAATAGGAAGCATGTCCTCCATGGAGGTGAACGTGGACATGCTGGAGCAGATGGATTTGATGGACATGTCTGACCACGAGGCCCTGGATGTGTTTCTGCACTCGGGCGGGGAGGACAACAGCGCCACTTCCCCCGTCACAG GTCCGGATGTGGAGACCTTCACCACAGAGATCTGTCTTCAGGTTCCCACCCATGCTGAGCTCCGCCACAAGCTCTCCTCCCTGTCGTCCACCTGCACCGACTCTGCCAGCCAGGACACGGAGGCcggggaggaggacgaggaagacgatgaggaggaggccgagcaaggaggaggaggcggtggtGTCGGAGGATCCgggggaagaggaaggagaagaaggccGCCGGTAGTGGTGACCCTGGACGAAGAGGAGGTGCACCCTGACACGGCGCTGCTGGACACGGCGGACCAACAGGAGCAGACCAGTAAAGACTGTGAGGAGAGGGGGCTGAAGGTTTGA
- the dtnbp1b gene encoding dystrobrevin binding protein 1b isoform X1 has protein sequence MTTTDTKICEETVAFQKMFTHMMIAGTETVSKTANTNSVELEAEHPQRVPGAEQGGVPTPQVKLKERQKFFEEAFQQDMEQYLSTGYLQIAERREPIGSMSSMEVNVDMLEQMDLMDMSDHEALDVFLHSGGEDNSATSPVTGPDVETFTTEICLQVPTHAELRHKLSSLSSTCTDSASQDTEAGEEDEEDDEEEAEQGGGGGGVGGSGGRGRRRRPPVVVTLDEEEVHPDTALLDTADQQEQTSKDCEERGLKV, from the exons ATGACGACTACTGACACAAAGATCTGTGAGGAGACGGTTgcttttcaaaaaatgtttacCCACATGATGATTGCAGGAACAGAAACAGTGAGTAAGACTGCAAATACAAACTCAG TGGAGCTGGAAGCGGAGCACCCGCAGAGAGTGCCCGGGGCAGAGCAGGGAGGGGTCCCGACCCCCCAGGTGAAGCTGAAGGAGAGGCAGAAGTTCTTCGAGGAGGCCTTCCAGCAAGACATGGAGCAGTACCTGTCCACTGGCTACCTGCAGATCgctgagaggagag AGCCAATAGGAAGCATGTCCTCCATGGAGGTGAACGTGGACATGCTGGAGCAGATGGATTTGATGGACATGTCTGACCACGAGGCCCTGGATGTGTTTCTGCACTCGGGCGGGGAGGACAACAGCGCCACTTCCCCCGTCACAG GTCCGGATGTGGAGACCTTCACCACAGAGATCTGTCTTCAGGTTCCCACCCATGCTGAGCTCCGCCACAAGCTCTCCTCCCTGTCGTCCACCTGCACCGACTCTGCCAGCCAGGACACGGAGGCcggggaggaggacgaggaagacgatgaggaggaggccgagcaaggaggaggaggcggtggtGTCGGAGGATCCgggggaagaggaaggagaagaaggccGCCGGTAGTGGTGACCCTGGACGAAGAGGAGGTGCACCCTGACACGGCGCTGCTGGACACGGCGGACCAACAGGAGCAGACCAGTAAAGACTGTGAGGAGAGGGGGCTGAAGGTTTGA
- the dtnbp1b gene encoding dystrobrevin binding protein 1b isoform X2 encodes MTTTDTKICEETVAFQKMFTHMMIAGTETVSKTANTNSVELEAEHPQRVPGAEQGGVPTPQVKLKERQKFFEEAFQQDMEQYLSTGYLQIAERRGSMSSMEVNVDMLEQMDLMDMSDHEALDVFLHSGGEDNSATSPVTGPDVETFTTEICLQVPTHAELRHKLSSLSSTCTDSASQDTEAGEEDEEDDEEEAEQGGGGGGVGGSGGRGRRRRPPVVVTLDEEEVHPDTALLDTADQQEQTSKDCEERGLKV; translated from the exons ATGACGACTACTGACACAAAGATCTGTGAGGAGACGGTTgcttttcaaaaaatgtttacCCACATGATGATTGCAGGAACAGAAACAGTGAGTAAGACTGCAAATACAAACTCAG TGGAGCTGGAAGCGGAGCACCCGCAGAGAGTGCCCGGGGCAGAGCAGGGAGGGGTCCCGACCCCCCAGGTGAAGCTGAAGGAGAGGCAGAAGTTCTTCGAGGAGGCCTTCCAGCAAGACATGGAGCAGTACCTGTCCACTGGCTACCTGCAGATCgctgagaggagag GAAGCATGTCCTCCATGGAGGTGAACGTGGACATGCTGGAGCAGATGGATTTGATGGACATGTCTGACCACGAGGCCCTGGATGTGTTTCTGCACTCGGGCGGGGAGGACAACAGCGCCACTTCCCCCGTCACAG GTCCGGATGTGGAGACCTTCACCACAGAGATCTGTCTTCAGGTTCCCACCCATGCTGAGCTCCGCCACAAGCTCTCCTCCCTGTCGTCCACCTGCACCGACTCTGCCAGCCAGGACACGGAGGCcggggaggaggacgaggaagacgatgaggaggaggccgagcaaggaggaggaggcggtggtGTCGGAGGATCCgggggaagaggaaggagaagaaggccGCCGGTAGTGGTGACCCTGGACGAAGAGGAGGTGCACCCTGACACGGCGCTGCTGGACACGGCGGACCAACAGGAGCAGACCAGTAAAGACTGTGAGGAGAGGGGGCTGAAGGTTTGA